In one window of Chloroflexota bacterium DNA:
- a CDS encoding segregation/condensation protein A, which yields MARQAVPSKRPQAIPIAAEPRVGLPIGPPPEFQVDLPVFEGPLPLLLHLIESAELDILSVSLAKVADAYVAFVAAHPVDAANLAQFVSTAAQLILIKSRSLLSDEPLGLQAAGVEDIDEEDLRRRLIAYRAIRDAARDLAARDLVAPMWHREPRLSDLPEAPLAPLDPAALSDALSRLAAVAEPEPPAPEIVPREVTVGQQIGVLRAALGETGRVVLQTVLAAGTSRTERVVTVLAVLELVRRRELRARQKTLFGPIVLEMLRR from the coding sequence ATGGCGCGCCAGGCTGTCCCCTCGAAGCGCCCTCAGGCCATCCCGATCGCAGCCGAACCCCGGGTCGGTCTGCCCATCGGACCGCCGCCCGAGTTCCAGGTCGACCTGCCGGTGTTCGAAGGACCGCTCCCGCTCCTCCTGCACCTGATCGAGTCAGCCGAGCTGGACATCCTGTCCGTCTCGCTGGCCAAGGTCGCCGATGCATACGTCGCGTTCGTGGCCGCCCATCCGGTCGACGCCGCCAACCTGGCCCAGTTCGTCTCCACCGCCGCCCAGCTCATCCTCATCAAGTCGCGGAGCCTGCTTTCCGACGAGCCGCTCGGCCTCCAGGCGGCTGGGGTCGAGGACATCGACGAGGAGGACCTGCGTCGACGGCTGATCGCGTATCGGGCCATCCGCGACGCGGCTCGCGACCTCGCCGCGCGGGACCTGGTGGCGCCGATGTGGCATCGCGAGCCACGTCTCTCGGACCTGCCCGAGGCGCCGCTGGCCCCGCTCGACCCGGCGGCCCTGTCGGACGCCCTGAGCCGGCTGGCCGCCGTCGCGGAACCGGAGCCCCCGGCGCCGGAGATCGTGCCGCGCGAGGTCACCGTCGGCCAGCAGATCGGCGTGCTGCGTGCGGCACTGGGCGAGACCGGTCGGGTCGTCCTGCAGACGGTCCTGGCCGCCGGCACGTCCCGGACCGAGCGGGTCGTGACCGTTCTGGCTGTACTCGAGCTCGTCCGTCGCCGCGAGCTCCGCGCTCGGCAGAAGACGCTGTTCGGCCCGATCGTGCTCGAGATGCTGCGGAGGTGA
- the cmk gene encoding (d)CMP kinase encodes MTAPSGMQGERLQTVLARAGLGSRRAADRWIADGRVTVNGTPATPGTRVDISRDRVTFDGKPVTLEAPGAVHLAIHKPRGVLSSAAAARGRQAVVDLVHPRPPGRLWPAGRLDVESEGLMLLTNDGAWAQRVLHPRYGIQREYAVQLDRTPAPDDLERLLTGLELEDGPARLLSAAPSRRPRNIEIGPEPAAPWLMVRVGEGRKREVRRLFASAGYRVHRLVRTAMGPVTLAGLAPGAWRPLNAGEVAALSGTAQPGPRSGRGAGLQIAVDGTSGSGKSTVGRALADRIGARFVDTGLLYRAVALAALEAGVDPDDEAALARLARAADIYVQPADHRVTEPSERVTLDGRDVTVHLREPRIERAVPAVSRHAEVRQAMLKVQRDAARGRDTVMVGRDIGTVVLPDADLKVFLTASADTRARRRAAQMGRPDRLAAYRREIEDRDRTDTTRPVAPLRRAPGALVLDTGELDVDACVDAIIAALGPRAAP; translated from the coding sequence GTGACGGCGCCGAGCGGCATGCAGGGTGAGCGACTCCAGACCGTGTTGGCCCGGGCCGGGCTCGGGTCGCGGCGAGCCGCCGACCGTTGGATCGCCGACGGGCGCGTGACCGTCAACGGGACGCCGGCGACGCCCGGCACCCGGGTGGACATCTCTCGGGACCGCGTGACGTTCGATGGAAAGCCGGTGACGCTGGAGGCTCCGGGCGCGGTCCACCTGGCGATCCATAAGCCACGCGGTGTCCTGTCATCGGCCGCGGCTGCCCGAGGACGCCAGGCGGTGGTCGACCTGGTCCACCCTCGACCACCCGGGCGTCTGTGGCCCGCCGGCCGCCTGGACGTCGAGTCCGAGGGCCTCATGCTGCTGACCAACGACGGGGCCTGGGCCCAGCGCGTGCTCCACCCGCGCTACGGCATCCAACGCGAGTACGCCGTCCAGCTCGACCGCACTCCGGCACCGGACGACCTCGAGCGGCTGCTGACCGGGCTTGAGCTCGAGGACGGTCCAGCCAGGCTCCTGAGCGCGGCCCCGTCGAGGCGGCCGCGCAATATCGAGATCGGGCCCGAGCCGGCCGCGCCGTGGCTCATGGTCCGGGTGGGGGAGGGTCGCAAACGCGAGGTCCGGCGCCTGTTCGCCTCGGCCGGCTATCGGGTCCATCGGTTGGTCCGGACCGCCATGGGACCGGTCACCCTGGCCGGGCTGGCGCCGGGTGCCTGGCGCCCGCTGAACGCGGGAGAGGTTGCGGCGCTGAGCGGGACGGCACAACCTGGGCCGCGCAGCGGACGGGGCGCGGGCCTGCAGATCGCCGTGGACGGAACGTCGGGATCGGGCAAGAGCACCGTTGGTCGTGCGCTGGCCGACCGGATCGGGGCGCGCTTCGTGGACACCGGGCTCCTGTATCGGGCCGTGGCCCTGGCCGCGCTCGAGGCCGGCGTCGATCCGGATGACGAGGCTGCCCTGGCGCGCCTCGCGCGCGCAGCGGACATCTACGTCCAGCCCGCGGACCACCGCGTGACGGAACCGAGCGAACGGGTGACCCTGGACGGACGCGACGTCACCGTGCACCTGCGCGAACCGCGGATCGAGAGAGCCGTTCCGGCCGTGAGCCGGCATGCCGAGGTCCGGCAGGCCATGCTGAAGGTCCAGCGCGACGCGGCGCGCGGCCGAGACACGGTGATGGTGGGGCGCGATATCGGCACCGTGGTGCTGCCGGATGCCGATCTGAAGGTGTTCCTCACCGCGTCGGCCGACACCCGGGCACGACGGCGCGCGGCGCAGATGGGTCGCCCGGACCGCTTGGCGGCCTATCGGCGCGAGATCGAGGACCGGGACCGCACCGACACGACCCGGCCGGTGGCCCCGCTGCGCCGCGCACCGGGGGCGCTGGTCCTGGACACCGGGGAGCTGGATGTCGACGCGTGCGTGGACGCCATCATCGCCGCCCTCGGACCGCGCGCCGCCCCGTGA
- a CDS encoding lysophospholipid acyltransferase family protein, translated as MTATLPRLWAYRPLGLLISILLRLLGGVRSVGLENLPRSGAVILVANHYTLADPLVAGFATCWRIGRVVHMVSKVEVRGWPLIGWLGTQGGVIYVNRRMGDLGAQRKALAVLEAGRALLIFPEGTRSPSGALIPARNGAALLAMRSGAPIVPLAITGTEGMFSWRAVFGPRPRATVRIGQPFSLFYRPDGPIDRVELVEGTTRVMREVAALLPPARRGVYG; from the coding sequence GTGACCGCCACCCTTCCGCGGCTGTGGGCGTATCGGCCACTCGGCTTGCTCATCAGCATCCTCCTCCGCCTTTTGGGTGGTGTCCGGAGCGTGGGGCTCGAGAACCTCCCGCGCTCGGGCGCGGTCATCCTGGTCGCCAACCACTACACCCTGGCCGATCCACTGGTCGCGGGGTTTGCCACGTGCTGGCGAATCGGTCGGGTCGTGCACATGGTCAGCAAGGTCGAGGTCCGGGGTTGGCCGCTGATCGGCTGGCTGGGGACGCAGGGTGGCGTCATCTACGTCAACCGACGGATGGGCGACCTGGGTGCGCAGCGCAAGGCGCTGGCCGTGCTGGAGGCCGGTCGCGCGCTCCTCATCTTTCCGGAGGGCACCCGCAGTCCCAGCGGGGCACTCATCCCGGCCCGCAATGGGGCTGCCTTGCTCGCCATGCGGAGCGGCGCTCCGATCGTGCCACTGGCCATCACCGGGACCGAAGGGATGTTCAGCTGGCGGGCCGTCTTCGGGCCGCGCCCGCGAGCCACGGTGCGGATCGGTCAACCGTTTTCCTTGTTCTACCGTCCGGACGGACCCATCGACCGCGTTGAGCTGGTGGAGGGCACCACCCGGGTCATGCGCGAGGTGGCGGCCCTCCTGCCGCCGGCTCGAAGGGGCGTCTACGGCTGA
- the ispH gene encoding 4-hydroxy-3-methylbut-2-enyl diphosphate reductase yields the protein MSASSAPTLPSRPEVRIAERAGFCYGVRLAIDKARKASEAGEEVTTLGQLVHNPGIKADLEARGIHTAELADQVEGGTLVVRAHGVPREELETLRAKDDLQLIDATCTWVVQSQKAARELNEAGYTVCIIGHENHPEVRGVRSYAGEDHVVVDDMDRSTWERVPRTKKLGVLSQSTILPSKLEEFAAFCLRRCHDMRVVNTVCPVTLTRQDDSVRLAADVDAMIVVGGKNSSNTRELAVKCAQVLPDTIHVADADELEADFAGWLAGKARIGITGGTSTPEDDLEEVRDRIYTLTAA from the coding sequence ATGAGCGCCTCGTCCGCTCCCACGCTTCCATCTCGTCCCGAGGTCCGCATCGCGGAGCGGGCCGGCTTCTGCTACGGCGTGCGGCTGGCCATCGACAAGGCCCGCAAGGCGTCCGAGGCGGGCGAGGAAGTCACCACCCTGGGCCAGCTGGTCCACAACCCGGGCATCAAGGCCGACCTCGAGGCGCGCGGGATCCACACCGCCGAGCTGGCGGACCAGGTGGAGGGCGGGACCCTCGTGGTCCGGGCGCACGGCGTCCCGCGGGAGGAGCTCGAAACGCTGCGCGCCAAGGACGATCTTCAGCTCATCGACGCCACCTGCACATGGGTCGTCCAGAGCCAGAAGGCGGCTCGCGAGCTGAACGAAGCGGGCTACACGGTCTGCATCATCGGTCACGAGAACCACCCCGAGGTGCGGGGGGTCCGCTCCTACGCCGGGGAGGATCACGTGGTCGTGGACGACATGGACCGATCCACCTGGGAGCGGGTGCCGCGCACCAAGAAGCTCGGGGTCCTGAGCCAGTCCACCATCCTGCCGTCCAAGCTCGAGGAGTTCGCGGCCTTCTGCCTGCGTCGCTGCCACGACATGCGGGTCGTCAACACCGTGTGCCCGGTGACTCTGACCCGCCAGGACGACTCGGTGCGCCTGGCGGCAGACGTGGACGCCATGATCGTGGTAGGCGGCAAGAACAGCTCGAACACGCGCGAGCTGGCCGTCAAATGCGCGCAGGTCCTGCCCGACACCATCCATGTCGCCGATGCCGATGAGCTGGAGGCCGATTTCGCCGGCTGGCTGGCCGGTAAGGCCCGGATCGGGATCACGGGCGGCACCTCCACCCCGGAGGATGACCTCGAGGAGGTCCGCGACCGGATCTACACCCTGACCGCCGCGTAG
- the scpB gene encoding SMC-Scp complex subunit ScpB, giving the protein MSTDAGLVAALEAILFVADRPLATGELAELAEVTPRAAEDALTALGDALSGRGLRLQRLDGAWQLTTAPEVSDRVRRYAERAEGRLSPAALEALAVVAYQQPVTRGDVERIRGVDSESVIRSLLHRRLIAEVGRRDSPGRPIVYRTTFTFLERFGLEGLEHLPPLPDEAAVLVADGDGAERHAG; this is encoded by the coding sequence ATGAGCACCGATGCCGGGCTGGTGGCGGCCCTGGAGGCCATCCTGTTCGTGGCCGACCGTCCGCTGGCCACCGGCGAGCTGGCGGAGCTGGCCGAGGTCACGCCGCGCGCGGCGGAGGACGCGCTGACGGCATTGGGCGACGCGCTGTCCGGGCGCGGGCTGCGCCTGCAGCGGCTCGACGGGGCGTGGCAGCTCACCACAGCCCCGGAGGTGTCGGATCGGGTTCGGCGCTACGCCGAGCGGGCCGAGGGCCGCCTCAGCCCGGCCGCCCTCGAGGCCCTGGCCGTGGTGGCCTATCAGCAACCGGTGACCCGCGGCGACGTGGAGCGGATCCGGGGCGTGGACTCTGAGTCGGTCATCCGCTCGCTGCTGCATCGGCGGCTGATCGCCGAGGTTGGACGGCGCGACTCTCCCGGCCGTCCGATCGTGTACCGCACCACATTCACCTTCCTCGAGCGGTTCGGCCTGGAGGGCCTCGAGCACCTGCCGCCCCTCCCCGACGAGGCGGCCGTCCTGGTCGCCGACGGTGACGGCGCCGAGCGGCATGCAGGGTGA